From the genome of Opisthocomus hoazin isolate bOpiHoa1 chromosome 4, bOpiHoa1.hap1, whole genome shotgun sequence:
TGGGCACGCTCCTCAATACATGCACACTTGCAACTATGGACGGACTGGACTAAAACGTAGAGAGGGAAAAGAACAGCTCTCGGGTCAGGTGTCACAGCAGGCGGCCAGGCTGTCAATGGCAGGCACAGAAATGTCTGTCGGTAGGTACGTCTGGGAAGCAGAATCGCGGCTCTGTGAGAGAGGGATGCCACGCCTGGCCTGCACAAAGCGTCTCCGGAGTCATGGAGTTACGACAGGTGTTGAGGACAGGGCACGGTCGGTAAGAGAAGCGATGGGTTCAGAAAACGCAAACAGGACTCAGGCCATCcttctgctgtggctgcagaCATTTTCGAGGTCTAGATTACAAACGGGGGGCTAACATCTTTGGAACAGGGTGGTCCCTCACCAcatgtttgtacagcacctagcatCTCTGATGCCAGCAGCCGCTTTCCGACAATGCCAGCAGAGGCAGAATCCACCACCCCTTACAGTGAGCAGGGCTGCAGGCCTGGAAGCAGCGATTAGAACGGGCCTGTACGAGTCCTTATCTGGCGCTTCAAAGGCCTGTGTAGGCAGTTGCTGGTTCCTCCTTCTACCCTTAAAGACaatgctttttcctcttctccccactCACCAGATGTATGCAGCTGCCAGAAGTACATAAGACTTACATCTTTCTCCTCTAGAGCTCTCAGGGTTTGTATGTGTTGTATTTTAGCAAGTTCACTGAAATCAgttcctcttccccatccctctggctattatccccctcctccccttcccagctgTTGGTATGCAATTTCCACACCCCCGTAATCTacactggcagctgctggtccCGGACCAGTGAGAACAGGTGGAAGGAGCTGGCAGGCCGGGGCCAAGGCTGTTGGTGGGAACAGAAGCATTGCggtgcagagaggcagagagcgtGTGGTGTGGCGGTGGCAGGCGACGGGTGCGGGAGTGAGCTGTGGGTGGGCCCTGGCGCAGGGTCAGCGTGGTTAGGGTGGGAAGGACAGCTGCAGCTTGGTGTTGATAACCCTGTAGCGGAAAGCCTGCAGTGAGCTGGCTGCTGGCGTGATTAACTCTGCTGATTGCAGTTAGTAAAGGACTTTCTACCACTTACTATCTTAACTTTCACTCTAGTTCATATGTCTTTACAGATACTTACCTAATCTAAGTGAACTTCTTTCCTGTTACATCAGAGGAGCAGCTGAACGCATACTGCGCTGTGCTACAGCATTGATTGACAGCTGGGTTTAGCTCAAACTctgatttgtgtgtgtgcatgcacagagGAAATGGAAAATATGGAAAATGTTATTTGCATGACAGCATTTGTTTTGCTGCTACTGTTTGAAGTGGTATTTCAATGACTTTCTTTGCAATTCCAACAAAAATCTGATGAAAACTAAAGGACATCCGTCTAGTCATATTAAAATCACTTGAGAGTTTCCTAATATTATAAAGACagccttctgattttttttctggaaatagaaaatgtatgttatgttttggttttttttcccctacaagaAGGATCTAAGCTTTATTATAGTAGCTGTGCTTAGCAAGCTTAACAAAACCCCTAAACCCAAGGACACCTGTTACTAACAGTTATAGCTATAAGATTTTAAAACGTGACAGATGTGTCCCATGGTGATGCCTCAAACTGtaccagtgtttattttcttgtcaCTAAAGCACCCACTTATGCTTTGGCAACCAGagattctgaaaaaaaggaagtgCTGTTACAGGGGGAGAGAGGTGCCATTCATATGCTCCCAGAAGCCACCTGGGTGTGGTGGGGGTTGAATTTGCTCCTCATTCTTGCCTTTATGAAAAATAAGATTATGTCAGAAAACTAGGTCGTAATCCTCCATGatagaagaaaagcagagaagccaTGGAGAGAAAGTCAGTTCCTGAAATAATCTGGGTGCTATGAAGTTCCTCCTCCTTACAGCCCGCGCGGACTGCGGCTCCTTTCCTGCAGGCCACAGATTTCCAGGGCCCTGTATCAAAATCCCATCGATGACAGCTCCCGCCTGAAGGACTGAGGCCCAACACGCGTGCTGTAATGGGAGTGGAGAAGAACAACGGGAGATCAGACTAGTTTATTGCTGTCTATAGACAGCACACCTAATTTGCAGCCAGTCTTATCTCTCTCACTGTATTAAATCTGGAGTAAGCACTAATTAATGTAATGGCTCTAATAGATTAGAGAGGGAAAGCGTTCTGATTGCTGctcaccccctcctcccccagatGATGCCGTGTTGCCTGGGTTTGATGTCTACAGAGTAAGACAAGTGACGGTGCTTTCCGAAACCCGGCTCCCTGCACTAGCCCGAGGTTTCAGCCGCTCACCCCCTGGCTCTCCCAGGAGCCCAGGCAGTGCCTCGCTGCGCCCAGCGCCGCCGGCGCTGCACCCAAGGGCACCCAGCGCGGGAGGCGGCCGGACGGGACGGGGGACATCGCTGAGCGGGCTGTGCTCGGCTCGGCTGCACCGGGACCTGCCGCCGGCTCCATGTTCCGCGTCCCGCCCGCTACCCCCGCACGGCGAGGGCGAGGGGGGAGAGGACTTTCGCTAAGTGACCCGTCCCGGTTTTCGCCGTGATTAACAGGAAACCCTCTTTGAGCATCATCCCGTaaaggcggggcggggggggcagccgcGGACCCCGGCCAGCTCCCGGTAGCCCCACGGCAGAGGCCCCTCCGCCGTGGGCGGCGCATCCCGACGACgagccagccccagcctgtgtcTCCCCCCCCGATCCAGCCCCGGCTGGCGGCCCCcgacggcggcggggcgggggtcggcccgcgcccccggcgcTCGGGCTCACGCAGGCGCGCAGCCTGCCGCGCCCCGGTGACGGCCGGGTCAGCGGGGACCTGCTGCCCCGCTGAATCAGACCTTCCCCTCCCACCACACGCGCAAGGAGGGAGGCGGCCCCGGGGAAGCCGTCTCGGCGCATATAAAGCGCTGCcgtcgggccgggcagcgccgctcGCTCCCGGGGCCCCGGTGCCACTCTCCGTCCCTCTGTCCCGTCCGCCGCCGCGACatggccgcccgccgccgcctgccgctgcccgcgctgctgctgccgctggccTGTGCCGCCCTGGCCCCGCGCCCCCTCACAGGTAGGAGCGGGCGCTCGGCGGGACCCCGCGggcggccgcgcggggccggggccgccgccgaggTGGCTTCAGCCCCGGTCGCCGGTGTCTCCCGCAGAGAAGCAGCGcgcctgcctgctgccccccGACGACGGGCCCTGCCGCGCCCTGGTGCCGCGCTGGTACTACGACAGGTACACGCAGAGCTGCAAGGAGTTCACCTACGGGGGCTGCCACGGCAACGCCAACAACTTCCACACCCTCGACGACTGCGAGAAGAACTGCTGGACCATCAAGAGTGAGTCCGGGGGGGAccggccccggccgccctccTCAGCCCCCGCGGGGCGACCCGGCGGGGCCCCGTTCCCCTGCGTGGCCctggggtggcggggggctggaggggggctctgggggcaTGGGGGAGGCCGCGCTGTTTGTGGAAAGCTTGGTGCCCACCCCGTCTCTCGCCCTGCTCCTTGCAGCTGCCTCGCTGGTGTCGATTTTATGCCGAGAAACCAGAGCGAGTTGTCTCGGGAGCGACACGCAGAATTTAACTATTAGTATGTTAAATGTAACTTAATATTGTAGCTAGTTGCTAATTATTGCATCAGATTCCTCCTGTAAAGCTTGCCCCACTTGATTAAAGAGTGCAGGTAGTGGGAGAAGCTGGGACTTGCCTGCGACCGGAGTAAGAGCGTTTTGTCTCCCCTACCATGTTGTCCAGTATGGGGAGCACGAAGGGTTGATTTTACAGAGGATGAAATTGTTTTTGTTGCAGAAGTGCCCAAATTGTGCCGGCTGGAGGCTGATGGAGGACCTTGCAGAGGTCATCTAAAAAGATACGCCTTTAACTTGACCTCGATGAGGTGTGAGGAGTTCATCTACGGTGGCTGTTACGGAAACAGCAACAACTTCAGAGATTTGCAGTCTTGTGTGGACCACTGTCTGCCAGAGAAAAGTAATGGTTGTtccaaatttttaataaaatagatGGTTTGAAAGCAATATGAAGATGATACTTTATTTGGTATTTTCCTCTGGATACACGTACAGTGGTATTTTTGAAGACTTCTGTGAAGCAGATTCTTATGTAGTCTACAGACTTGCATGTGTCACTTGTGTCAGCTGTCTGTTACTGAGAGAGCAAAGTGCTGTGTTAGTTTAATATTGTGACCTTAAATGTGCCCACAGCTACCCCCAACTGATCTCTTGACTTCTAGAGACGTGCACATGTATAATCTGGAGGGAAATAAGGTTGGAGATCTGTGTTGAAGCAGATGTAGGAGACGTGTGGCAGTCACGTCCAGGGCAGTGATATCCTGTTATGAAGCAGAAGTGCCTTTATAAAATTCAGGCCTGAGAGATAGTATGAGGTGGCTTGGGATTTTCGCGCTTGCCAACTCAACTGATAAAAGGTTTTTGCCTGACATGACTCTTCACTGTCTCTCCGTATGAACTTTAAATGAGAAGGATGATAATTATAAGCAGATGACTATAGTGAAGCATTGTCATAAACACCAGGTTAATATCCAGTGGAAGGTAGGATCTTTGATGAGGAAAAATATACCAGAATGTGTAAAAGCTGTCTCTGCCTAAGCTTTATAAGTGCTTGATGAGACAGTTGTTTCTGGCTGATGGCAGATTGTCAGTAGTTTCTGAGGTGAAtgctaaactatttttttccttccctgttgcACATCTGATAAACTGGTAAAAGGTCTCCAGCAAGAAAAGTAATATTTTGTTGAGGCGAAATGAAGCGTGGTGCTTGTGAGGAAAGTGGTGGGGTTTGTACTTTTTGCTGCAAGCGGGCAGGATTTGCTGTCA
Proteins encoded in this window:
- the TFPI2 gene encoding tissue factor pathway inhibitor 2 isoform X2, with amino-acid sequence MAARRRLPLPALLLPLACAALAPRPLTEKQRACLLPPDDGPCRALVPRWYYDRYTQSCKEFTYGGCHGNANNFHTLDDCEKNCWTIKKVPKLCRLEADGGPCRGHLKRYAFNLTSMRCEEFIYGGCYGNSNNFRDLQSCVDHCLPEKTGPLLCYSPKDEGLCSSAVPRYYYDAKTKSCNEFKYTGCGGNANNFVTETDCYNVCRKGTEKPRINKPTNVFRRKMMRKLVKKPQTYNPKS
- the TFPI2 gene encoding tissue factor pathway inhibitor 2 isoform X1 — its product is MAARRRLPLPALLLPLACAALAPRPLTEKQRACLLPPDDGPCRALVPRWYYDRYTQSCKEFTYGGCHGNANNFHTLDDCEKNCWTIKKVPKLCRLEADGGPCRGHLKRYAFNLTSMRCEEFIYGGCYGNSNNFRDLQSCVDHCLPEKTGPLLCYSPKDEGLCSSAVPRYYYDAKTKSCNEFKYTGCGGNANNFVTETDCYNVCRKAGTEKPRINKPTNVFRRKMMRKLVKKPQTYNPKS